AAGTCGGGGCGGACCTCGATGTCGAACTCGAAGGTCAGCGGGCCGTCTTCGGGCAGCTCGACCGCGTCGAGGTTGAGGTCGGGCTCGCTGATCGCGGCGAACGAGCCCTCCTCGCTGATCTGGGTCAGGCTGTCCATCAGGAGCGAGCCCTTCACCTGGTCAACCACCTCGGACTTGAACCGCTGCTCGACCAGCTTGCGGGGCGCGCGGCCGGCGCGGAAGCCGGGCACGGCGGCCGTCGGCATCAGCGTGCTGTAGGCGTCGTCCAGGTAGCGGTCGATGTCCGCCCGCGAGACGGTCACCGACACGTGCCGCTCGCACGCGCTGGGCTTCTCGATGTCGACCTTCAGGTCGAGCGGCTGGTCCTCGCCGTCTTCCGCGGCGGGGCCGTCCTGCACGGCCACGTCGGTGGTTTCTTCGTCGTCGCGGGTCTCGTCGGTCTCTGCCATCTCAGCTTTCCTCGGTGTGCCTGGGGCGGTCACGGGCCCGCCCTGTGGGCGCTGGTGTGGTGCGACAGGGCTAGGCGGCGCCAGGCGGCTGCCACAACGTAGCGCCCGCCGAGCGGCGGGCCGTGCGTTCCCAGCGAAGTCAACTCAGCAAAGTGAACTCAGTCAAGCAAACTCGCTGCGGTTGGCCCAGCGGCTTGTCCGCCGGGTTTTCCTGCCGTGAGAATAAAATATGACCTGAAAAATAAATAGCCCGCGTCCTCTCAGCTGAGTCCGCGGGCCGGCCGGTCTTAGACCGCCCCGGTGGGGCGGCCTTCTCTGTAACCTCGACGCCGCTCCCGAGCTTCGGGGCTCGCAAGCGTGGAGTCACAAGAGCGGCTGATCGGATTCGAACCGACGACAATCACGTTGGCAACGTGATGCTCTACCAACTGAGCTACAGCCGCGTTTGACCTCCCCGGGCGTTAAGCTCCAGGGCGGGTCCTGCAGTGGGCGGGCCATCGCTCGCTCACCGGACCCTGAATTATATGGCCTATCGGCAAAGCTGCAAGTGGCCCTTAACCTGGGCTGCTTGGGAAATCTCGCTGCCGTAGAATCGCGGGCAGAATGCTCCTCTTCAAGCGGAAATTCCTCGACGCTATCCGCTCCGGCCAGAAGACCCAGACCATCCGCCTGTGGCCCTACCGCCGGATGCGGGCGGGACAACGCAGCTATATCCCCGGCGTCGGCCCGGTGCTGATTACCGAAGTCGCGGAGCTTCGCCTGGAGGACCTGACCGACGCCGACGCGCTGCCCGACGGCTTCCCCACCGCCGATGCCCTGCGGCAAGAGCTCCGGGCGATCTACGGTCCGCAGCTAGCGGACGGTCACCGGGCGTTCCGGGTTGCGTTCCGCCTGCCAGCGCCGGCCGACGACCTCGCCGATTCGCCGCCGCCCAACGACCGCCGGCGGGGCTAGAACCCGGTCAGCGACACCCACGCCTGAGCGACCTGCTCGGGCGAGGCTACCAGCCCCGCGACGGAAATCGCGAACAGCAGCACCGCGAACGTTAGCAGGGTCACGCTGCGGGGATTAGGCGACACCGTCAGCCCCTGCAGCGACCGGGAGAGCGCCCGCTTCAGCCGTCGCCAGCCTTCCAGGCTCTGCTCGCCGCCGCTGCTCACTAGCGACGCGTGCCTCATCAGGGGGAACGAGTCCAGGTGGAGCTGCACGTGCAGACGGGGCAGCACCAGGCTGTCCCCGGCCCAGCGGGCGTCGGGGTCAACCTGAGCAACCGCCTCGGCGACGGCCGGACGTAGTTGCTCGAGCGTGACGTTGTAGATCGCGAGCCGCGGCCTGACCACCATCGCCACCAGCGACAGCCCGAGCCAGTACAGGCCCAGCAGCAGCAGCCAGACGTACGCCCCCAGTTTGACGGTGGCCGGCTCGGGGCGGAACAACTCGATCGGGCCGATGAACACCAGCCCGGACAGGGCCATGCCGAGCGTGGCAAGGTCGTTGGCGCCCGTGGTCACCAGCGGTCGGCGGCGCAGATTCACCAGCCCGAGCAGCAGCAGGTAGGAAGCAAGCGGGATGAGGGCGATAGCAGTGCGCAGCGGGTCCATCAGAGCCGGAGGCCGGGATCGTTCCAGGGGATTGTGCGTCCGCAAGCCGCGGCGCGGGCCCCTATAAGACCATGCCAATCGCGGGAGAACAACGCTGCCGCGGCTGACATTGACCCAGATCGGGCGGTTTGCCAGACTCTCGGCCGCGGTTAGTCCCTTACCCCGCCCCGTCCACGCCGCCCGCAGGTCGAGCCCATGTCGATCCGTACTTTTTCCGTTGCTTCCGTCTGTTTGATCCTGTCCGTCGGCTGCTCCGGCGGAGACTCGTCGCCTGCTCCGCAGGCGTCTGGCGCACCGTCAGGCGCGTCTGCCCCGGCGGCGCCGGGCGGCGGCGCCAAAGCCGACAGCCCGATCGCCAAGGCCGCCTACGAGTTCATGGACGCGGTGTTCGCGAACGATATCGCCCGCGCTACGCAGCGGCTCACCCCGCAGGCGATCCAGAACCTGCAGGCCCAGGACCAGCGGTTCGAGTGGGGCGCCGATGCGGCGAAACTCAAGATCGGCGAGGTTAAGGTCGACGCCAGCGGCGAGGCCGCCGTGCAGTGCTTCGTGAGCCAGCAGGCCAACGCCGGCGAGGGCGTTTCCGAGCTGCTCTGCGTCCTGCGGCAGGTAGAAGGCGAGTGGCTGGTGTACGGCGTCGCCTGGCAGGGCGGCGAGAACGAGCAGCCGCAGATTGTGAACTTCGAGGAGCAGACTGCGCCGGCGACCCCCGCCCAGCCCCGCCCCCAGGCTGGGGACCGGTACGTGGACTCCCCCGCGCCGCAGATCCCGCCCGCCCAGGGGGGCGTCCCCCGGACCGCCACCGATCCGGGCGGCTACCGGGTGCAGTAGGCCGGCGCCGACCCTGCCCGGCAGGGCGAAATCCCCCAAGCCACGCAAACCCCTCGGACTTCCGAGGGGTTTTGTCGTTTGCGCTGGGCGTTTGTGCGGCTTCGGCCGGTTGTGGCGGGCAGGGGCCCGTTGACAGCCAGGTTCGTGGTGGTAAGCTTCCGCCAAGGCGCGCTAGATAGCCTATTTTGTGTTATCGGCAGAATCCTTGATTGCTGCTTATTTTTAAGCCCTACCCGCCCATTCCGGATCAAGATCCCCCCAATCCGCGGACGCTCCGTCGACCAGCGTTGTCGACGCTAACCGAACAAGTTCTTGGGCAGTCTTGTTGACGCCCTGCTGCGTTTCCTTTATTGCCCCTTCGGAGGACAATACAGATGAAGTTTGCGAAGTTTGTTGTGCTGGCGGCTGTCGCGATGATCGCCCTGAGCGCCTCGAGCGCTGAGGCTGGTCTGTTCAAGAAGTGCTGCAAGGCCGATCCTTGCTGCGAGCCGGCCCCCTGCTGCGAGGCCGAGCCCACCTGCTGCGAGCCGGCTCCCGAGCCGTGCTGCGAGCCCGCCCCGGAGCCCTGCTGCGCTCCTGAGCCGGTCTGCTGCGAGCCCGCTCCTTGCTGCGACCCGTGCGATCCCTGCTGCAAGCGTCCGAGCCTGCTCGATCGCATCCGCGCTCGTTGCGCCGCCCGTCGTGCCGCT
This genomic interval from Posidoniimonas corsicana contains the following:
- a CDS encoding ASCH domain-containing protein yields the protein MLLFKRKFLDAIRSGQKTQTIRLWPYRRMRAGQRSYIPGVGPVLITEVAELRLEDLTDADALPDGFPTADALRQELRAIYGPQLADGHRAFRVAFRLPAPADDLADSPPPNDRRRG